The window ACTCCTCATCCATGATATAGTACATCACATCATCCATAAGACAAAGCTTGATTGTTGCCATTACTTTCGCTTGAAGTTCTTCCCAATTCGATCTCTCCATGCTTTCTAGTTTCCTTTCTCTTAGCGCTTCACCATGCCTTGTTACACCAACAAGTCATTAACCCTTCACTGCCATAATCTGAAGTTCCCGGTTctgtcaaacttcaccatatcaaactaaAGTCATCTTCGACATGTTGAAAAAATCCTTCAaaacctcgctttgataccaattgttgcgcaaagaggagggggcaacacctctcaacctctaacgcgaaagaagaggaagagagaaagagatcacATGGAGCAACGAGACAAAGACGTACAAGAAAAGCAAacatgaggaagaagatgaagaagagaaagaaacagAGTTGCCGTGATTCGACAGTATACCTACTCCACAAAAACGGTcgaagttttattagaattctctttacACAATTGAATCATATTCCATGATTTTTGTGATACAATAAGTTTACAATAATTCCTATAAATAGTGCCTAAaaccccagacccggtaaaatcataacagaattttgttatgaaaaatcgtaatagaattttgttataaaagatcgtaatagaattttgttacaaaaaaccttaacagatttttcttccacgATGCCCATCGCATTGGTCTTCATTCCAAATATGAGTCATCCGTTAACAGAAGCAAACTTAtgacttagtaaaaaaactaCTTTCCTGTGGACATTGTGGTAGACTATCTGAATGACCGTTCAATGCTGGTTGATCACCGTTTACATAGCATATTTAAAATGAATGAAGTAGATTCTAGCCTAATAGAATGTAAATTTCCTCATGACACGTTGGGTTCTCTTACTATCGTTCCATAAGCTGACTTTGTGTTAGACTTTATTAGTTTCAATCCTCATGACCAGCTTTCTATGTTGTTATTCATATAGAAGTTCATATATGTTTCAACAAATTTCAGTCATCACATGTAACTAATGCAGTAATTGTAGAGAATCTGACCTAAGCcttctgaaatttgaattcttcttttgattttatccACTTGCATATGCATGGTATCAGCTGCTAGCTTGCTAGTAGGTTGAAATTCTTGAAGGACACCACACTCATTCTACTTGTTTGAGGTTTTACTCCAAGAAGTGTTATGGAAACATCAGGCTCGCATGAGGTAACTTCAAGATGGTGGTAGAAATTGCCTATTTCTACCAGAATATGGTGGGTGGGTGTGGGAATGCTCCATTTGTGGAGCAAGTAAACGAATAATACTTCCAATACATAAAGCAACTTCAACTAAAGCAATTGAAGGTGGGTTTCACTGATATGAAAAAATTCACTGGTCTTGGCAGCAAGATGATGAGTTAGTGACTGTAAGCTAGTGTGTATATCGGAAACTTTCAAGTGCTGTTGAAACAGATTTGTATCATACAAAATGTGTTTGGAGAAGCTCTAGATGCACAAGTATACATTCAAGGATCACTAGAGGTGTGCCATGAATTGAAAGATAAGAGTGAATAAGGTGTATGTCTTAGACTCAAGGAACTTGAACAGAAGCGGCTTGGTGAACTATAACATACAGAAGCCTTGTGGGGTATTACAAAGAATCAACATGCCTTGGCACCGATCTCATgcagaggaagagaggaatagaactTTATTAAGTGATCAGCCTTGCAGGTCTTTTTGATtgaataaaatagacacaatctaatcaataaaaaatatttttaatcaaaaatttaaaaataataatatatacaTTGTTCGAGTAGATATGTATCTTCTAGTTGGAGTGATTGCCTACTTGGTTTGGGTTAACAATCAATTTCTTTAAAACTTAGTTGGAGCTTAGTTCGAATGAGCTGGCTTGAGATAGAACATCCCTTCAAGACCAGAATTAACTATGGTCTGCTCTTTACTTTAGAACATAAAGCTATACTAATGTTTCTTCTATAGTTTTTCTTACGTTATGATTATTCTTTCTTACACAATGATACCAATGTTTTTTTTAGAACTTTTTTTTGAATATTCATTCGTGTGAAGAAGATAAGCATGCACATTGTGAAGTATTCTTTCTTAATATGGGTCATTACATTAATTATTTCTGTGATGCTGATTACAAGTGAATTTACTGAAAATGGAACAGGGAAACAGCCTAATGAGGATTCTACATATTGCTGCATTTGCTGTATCTGGTTATGCTTCAACTGAAGGCCGACAATGCAAACCGTTCAACCCTCTTCTCGGAGAGACATATGAAGCTGATTATCCAGACAAGGGGCTGCGCTTCATCTCTGAGAAGGTAAAATTTCTATGTGAGCAGCAACTGATCTAcatggttcaagttatcatggaTATGACCTTTTCCCTCACTTGTTCTTTTGGACACAAAAAACCTTAATTTTTCTCCATATCCTTCTAATGCTATTTGTCATCTTTTCAATATTGTGTCTTTATGCCTGGAGCTCTATTCTCTCTGGCTCAACATCACATTACTAAATTTAGTAAGCATTTCTATTACTTTCAGGTGAGTCATCATCCAATGGTTGTTGCTTGTCACTGTGATGGTAGAGGATGGAAATTTTGTGGAGACTCTAATCTAAAAGGAAAGTTCTGGGGTCGATCTATTCAGCTTGATCCTATTGGGATCCTGACTCTTCAGTTTGAAGACGGAGAAACATTTCAGTGGAGTAAAGTCACTACTTCTATATATAACATAATTATTGGGAAAATTTATTGTGACCACTATGGTACTATGCGAATAAGGGGCAGTGGCCAGTACTCCTgcaaactcaagttcaaagaacAATCCATCATTGATCGAAATCCCCATCAGGTATGGCTGTGACCATGCAGATCTTTCTGTCCTGTAGCATCATCATTAGGCGTTTGTGTGCCCTTAGGGTGTAACCGAGTCGGTAACCATGTGGCAGATTTGTATCATGGAGCAAGGGGAGggcagatcctctggtccgcaatttgcggaccaaGGGATGGTCCACTATTgtagacccttgatttggatggaccctaCCAACTTAAAGGTGGGCTCCATTCAAATCAATGGTCCATATAcagtggaccatcccctggtccgcaaattgcggaccagaAGATCCGGCCTGGGAGCAAGGGTTGAATCCCGGCGAAGCCGGTGAAAAATGCTCTCCCACATAGGGGTCTGCTCGGTACCTAATTTACTCTCTCCCAATAGCATGGAATAGTTGTAGGGGACCGCCATGGTGACAGATTTCACCTTTTGCGGCACCATTGGGCTTTTGGGCTATGAGTTATGACAATattgaaaaaatattatataCCTCCTATTTTTACGCCACCACAAAATCAACAAAGACAAAATGTAAAGCTTAGTCAAGTCTCAACCATTTTTATAGAAAACAATGACATTCTTTTTAGCAGAACAATTGACTGTGTTTAGCAATCAAACAAATACGTATTAATTTCGTATCTCATGCAGGATATTTTATTTCAAAGATTTCTTTTCTTCTCCACTTTGATACATTTTCTTCAAGGAATGTTATTTAGGATACTAATTAGTTAAGAATTGATGCTCAAGTCAAATAGTCCCCGCCCTTGATAATTTCTTGTTTCAAAAGCTTCATCCTTTCAGCCACTGTAAAATCTAAAACCTTAACTTACTTTAGTGAATGTACCTTGTAACCTTTGAACATTCTCTTCTACCATTGTGATCACATTTGCTATCTTTTAACTACTGTACAATAATGGTTCTTATGTCAACTCTTTCAACTTTAGTGAATGTATATGGTGATGGTTTAATGAGATTTCTGTGATTTCACAAATGTCTTGATAACTCCTCTATGAACCTAGAGAATTCTAAAAAAACAGATTCTCATATCCTAAACAGGTTGGCTGTTCCTGTCACTGGACTGTTATAGTACTTGAGGAACACAATTATCTTGGTTAAAATGAAACGAGTTTCAGATAGTCCCCCAGACAAAGAAAATCCTTCCCTCAGAAAAAGGAGGCCCTAAGTAGAAGGGGAAATTCCAATTTGTCCTATTTACAATTTATTCAGCTTTCTGCCTTTACATGCAGTTTCTTTCTTATTCAGGTGCATGGTTTTGTGCAAGATAATAGAACTGGTGACAAGGTAGCAATGCTGATGGGAAAGTGGGATGAGGCAATGTATTATGTGTTAGGAGACCCAACTACAAAGCCAAAGGGTTATGACCCAATGTCCGAAGCAGTACTTATTTGGGAACGAGATAAGTTTGTAAATCAAACTCGATACAACCTCACGCCATTCGCTATTTCCTTAAATGAGCTGACGCCATCCTTGATGGAGAAGTTGCCTCCAACTGACTCCCGCTTAAGGCCTGATCAAAGACATTTAGAGAATGGAGAATATGAGCTGGCAAATACAGAGAAACTTAGGCTGGAACAATTACAAAGACAGGTGTTTTGTCTCAGCCATTGTTCTGATTGGTTCATTTGAATGTTACAATTTGTCTTTTATCAATATTCAATATGTGCCAAAGTTTTTTTACCAACTGTTCTTATTATAACAAATAGTTTgtaaagttaaatttatttttctctgAGATCCaccatgtaattttttttttttttttttgtggtgaGTGAAGACCCATCTCAAGATAATATTCTCACTGTTTCAGGCAAGGAAGCTACAAGAGAAGGGGTGGCA is drawn from Zingiber officinale cultivar Zhangliang chromosome 1B, Zo_v1.1, whole genome shotgun sequence and contains these coding sequences:
- the LOC122053490 gene encoding oxysterol-binding protein-related protein 1D-like isoform X4, with the protein product MVNGRFSDFYSIISEGTATDSEVDNESQGADVDTDEDDGTYFDTRDFLSAELLRNTSYRSREAMGNGCVVSACSIESTFPDNCQDMVLGVRRIEYPYVERRNKLPEPKEKEKPVGLWSIIKENIGKDLSGVCLPVYFNEPLSSLQKCFEDLEYSYLVDRALEWGRQGNSLMRILHIAAFAVSGYASTEGRQCKPFNPLLGETYEADYPDKGLRFISEKVSHHPMVVACHCDGRGWKFCGDSNLKGKFWGRSIQLDPIGILTLQFEDGETFQWSKVTTSIYNIIIGKIYCDHYGTMRIRGSGQYSCKLKFKEQSIIDRNPHQVHGFVQDNRTGDKVAMLMGKWDEAMYYVLGDPTTKPKGYDPMSEAVLIWERDKFVNQTRYNLTPFAISLNELTPSLMEKLPPTDSRLRPDQRHLENGEYELANTEKLRLEQLQRQARKLQEKGWQPRWFRRNREDDCYQYVGGYWEARKQRKWDEIPDVFAKGDDLLSIE